A genome region from Scomber japonicus isolate fScoJap1 chromosome 15, fScoJap1.pri, whole genome shotgun sequence includes the following:
- the mterf3 gene encoding transcription termination factor 3, mitochondrial, whose protein sequence is MASSCAQLCLRCRSLLSSKTATLTWQQSTQIQHCTVVSRISNKILNGSSFISGIHTTTRARQIWKQQTCYYSDFSSKHLETEAKEYEHTEELLRTDVVPYKSPLLPIRDAAPVTENQMSLDLDAAAEFSALEEISNEEAVALSVLTALPPASTSLRHYVDKSETLTKLVQLGVNLWKLEQRPNVGSMLLRLNFNTDVAPRLLFLKGIGVEDSRLGYIISHNPFILTENLENLQARVNYLKSKKFSSETVVSMVSRAPYLLNFSVKRLDNRLGFYQQQLSLSASNTRNIIARLPRLLCSSLEPVKENLKVCEIELGFKENEIQHIVLAVPKVLTANKRKLIQIFDFLHNTMKVPHHLIVKFPQVLNTRYLRVKERHLFLQYLGKDQYDPTEPNYISLDRLVSLPDETFCTELALATMEDFCLFQKTL, encoded by the exons ATGGCGTCTTCCTGTGCACAGCTGTGTCTGAGATGCAGAAGTCTTCTTTCCTCCAAGACAGCAACTCTTACCTGGCAACAGTCTACTCAAATTCAACATTGCACTGTAGTCTCAAGGATATCAAACAAAATCCTAAATGGATCTTCATTTATCAGTGGCATTCACACAACAACTCGGGCAAGACAGATATGGAAACAACAAACGTGCTATTACAGTGACTTTTCTAGTAAACATCTGGAAACTGAAGCTAAGGAATACGAGCATACTGAAGAGTTGTTGAGAACTGATGTTGTGCCATACAAGAGCCCACTGCTGCCAATCAGAGATGCTGCACCAGTAACTGAAAACCAGATGTCATTAG ATCTGGATGCTGCAGCAGAATTTTCGGCATTAGAGGAGATCAGCAATGAAGAGGCTGTTGCTTTATCTGTGCTGACTGCCTTACCTCCAGCCTCCACGTCACTTAGACACTACGTGGACAAGTCTGAGACGCTTACCAAACTGGTGCAGCTAG GCGTGAACCTGTGGAAGCTGGAACAAAGGCCCAATGTGGGCTCTATGCTGCTGAGGCTCAACTTCAATACAGATGTGGCCCCGAGGCTACTGTTCCTCAAAGGGATTGGGGTGGAGGACTCTCGCCTTGGCTATATCATCTCACACAACCCCTTCATTCTCACCGAGAATTTGGAAAACCTTCAGGCCAG AGTAAACTATCTCAAGTCAAAGAAGTTCAGCTCTGAGACTGTTGTATCCATGGTGTCCAGAGCTCCTTATCTGCTGAACTTCAGTGTGAAGCGACTTGACAACAGACTTGGTTTCTATCAGCAGCAACTCAGCCTCAGTGCTTCAAAT acTCGGAACATTATCGCTCGTCTGCCCAGATTACTGTGTAGCAGTTTGGAGCCTGTTAAAGAAAATCTGAAG GTGTGCGAAATAGAACTCGGCTTTAAGGAAAATGAGATCCAGCACATTGTTTTAGCTGTTCCTAAAGTGCTGACCGCCAACAAGAGGAAGCTAATCCAAATATTTGACTTCCTCCACAACACCATGAAGGTGCCTCATCACCTGATCGTCAAGTTCCCACAG GTCCTCAATACGAGGTATTTGCGTGTGAAAGAGCGCCACCTGTTCCTGCAGTACCTCGGAAAGGATCAATACGACCCAACTGAACCCAACTATATCTCCCTGGATCGCCTGGTGTCCTTACCAGATGAGACTTTTTGCACTGAGTTGGCTTTGGCCACAATGGAAGATTTTTGTTTGTTCCAAAAGACACTTTGa
- the ptdss1b gene encoding phosphatidylserine synthase 1 isoform X1, translating into MSHNSHMAAAEGSRTWRKDEADFKLHFRMINEQQVEDISIDSFYKPHTISLLTATVLSLMYFAFTRDDEHADNNLRVGLLVVISFFLVISVLAFPNGPFTRPHPAIWRMVFGLSVIYFLFLVFLIFLNWDQVKTLMYWVDPNLRYAKREADIMAYAVNCTVITWERVLSHFDIFAFAHFAGWAMKALLIRSYGLCWTISITWELTELFFMHLLPNFAECWWDQVILDILLCNGGGIWLGMTVCRFLEMRTYRWASIKEIHTTTGKIKRAVLQFTPASWTYVRWFDPKSSFQRLAGIYLFMILWQLTELNTFFLKHIFVFQASHPLSWCRILLVGVITAPTVRQYYAYLTDTQCKRVGTQCWVFGAIAFLEALACVKFGHDLFSKTQIRSVLLWLLCLALITLLCLYGMVWLEQKKMKNVYMQSEDCDDSSVVDSHGFVPDGVAAKKDSSKTSQPAKRRKASGKNRFVNGQGGKRQ; encoded by the exons ATGTCACACAACAGCCACATGGCAGCAGCAGAGGGATCGCGGACATGGCGGAAGGATGAAGCCGACTTTAAGTTACATTTCCGAATGATAAACGAGCAACAAGTGGAGGACATCAGCATTGACTCCTTCTACAAGCCGCATACCATCTCTCTGCTGACGGCCACTGTGCTCAGCTTGATGTACTTTGCTTTTACCAG GGATGATGAGCATGCAGACAACAACCTCCGAGTTGGTCTACTGGTGGTTATCTCCTTCTTCTTGGTCATCAGTGTCCTGGCTTTTCCTAATG GACCTTTTACCAGGCCACATCCTGCAATATGGCGAATGGTGTTTG GTCTCAGTgtgatctacttcctgtttcttgtcttcctcatcttccttaACTGGGACCAAGTGAAAACACTCATGTACTGGGTAGACCCTAATCTGCGCTATGCTAAACGGGAAGCTGATATCATG GCATATGCTGTCAACTGTACTGTGATAACATGGGAGCGTGTCCTAAGCCATTTCGACATCTTTGCATTCGCCCACTTTGCAGGCTGGGCCATGAAGGCTCTGCTGATCCGCAGCTACGGACTCTGTTGGACCATCAGCATCACGTGGGAACTCACTGAG ctgtttttcatgcacCTTCTGCCAAACTTTGCTGAGTGCTGGTGGGATCAGGTGATACTGGACATACTGTTGTGTAATGGAGGAGGCATCTGGCTGGGTATGACAGTGTGCCGCTTTTTGGAGATGAGGACGTACCGCTGGGCCAGTATCAA GGAGATCCACACCACCACAGGGAAGATAAAACGAGCCGTGCTCCAGTTCACACCAGCCAGTTGGACTTATGTGCGCTGGTTCGACCCAAAGTCTTCTTTCCAGAGGCTGGCAGGCATCTACCTCTTCATGATCCTGTGGCAG CTGACAGAGCTAAACACATTCTTCCTCAAGCACATATTCGTCTTCCAGGCCTCTCATCCTCTCAGCTGGTGTCGTATCCTCCTTGTTGGAGTCATTACTGCACCCACTGTACG aCAATACTATGCGTACCTGACAGACACTCAGTGCAAACGAGTTGGCACACAGTGTTGGGTGTTTGG AGCCATTGCTTTCCTGGAGGCTCTTGCTTGTGTGAAATTCGGCCACGATTTGTTTTCCAAGACACAAATTCGCTCCGTACTCCTGTGGCTGCTCTGTCTG gCACTCATCACACTTCTGTGTTTGTATGGGATGGTCTGGttagagcaaaaaaaaatgaag AACGTTTATATGCAAAGTGAAGATTGTGATGACAGCAGTGTTGTTGACTCACATGGTTTTGTGCCAGATGGTGTTGCAG cTAAGAAGGATTCCTCGAAAACTTCACAACCTGCAAAACGGAGGAAAGCCTCCGGGAAGAACAGATTTGTGAATGGCCAAGGAGGAAAAAGACAATAA
- the ptdss1b gene encoding phosphatidylserine synthase 1 isoform X2, which translates to MSHNSHMAAAEGSRTWRKDEADFKLHFRMINEQQVEDISIDSFYKPHTISLLTATVLSLMYFAFTRDDEHADNNLRVGLLVVISFFLVISVLAFPNGPFTRPHPAIWRMVFGLSVIYFLFLVFLIFLNWDQVKTLMYWVDPNLRYAKREADIMAYAVNCTVITWERVLSHFDIFAFAHFAGWAMKALLIRSYGLCWTISITWELTELFFMHLLPNFAECWWDQVILDILLCNGGGIWLGMTVCRFLEMRTYRWASIKEIHTTTGKIKRAVLQFTPASWTYVRWFDPKSSFQRLAGIYLFMILWQLTELNTFFLKHIFVFQASHPLSWCRILLVGVITAPTVRQYYAYLTDTQCKRVGTQCWVFGAIAFLEALACVKFGHDLFSKTQIRSVLLWLLCLMAVQCCMDHHLPQEQLL; encoded by the exons ATGTCACACAACAGCCACATGGCAGCAGCAGAGGGATCGCGGACATGGCGGAAGGATGAAGCCGACTTTAAGTTACATTTCCGAATGATAAACGAGCAACAAGTGGAGGACATCAGCATTGACTCCTTCTACAAGCCGCATACCATCTCTCTGCTGACGGCCACTGTGCTCAGCTTGATGTACTTTGCTTTTACCAG GGATGATGAGCATGCAGACAACAACCTCCGAGTTGGTCTACTGGTGGTTATCTCCTTCTTCTTGGTCATCAGTGTCCTGGCTTTTCCTAATG GACCTTTTACCAGGCCACATCCTGCAATATGGCGAATGGTGTTTG GTCTCAGTgtgatctacttcctgtttcttgtcttcctcatcttccttaACTGGGACCAAGTGAAAACACTCATGTACTGGGTAGACCCTAATCTGCGCTATGCTAAACGGGAAGCTGATATCATG GCATATGCTGTCAACTGTACTGTGATAACATGGGAGCGTGTCCTAAGCCATTTCGACATCTTTGCATTCGCCCACTTTGCAGGCTGGGCCATGAAGGCTCTGCTGATCCGCAGCTACGGACTCTGTTGGACCATCAGCATCACGTGGGAACTCACTGAG ctgtttttcatgcacCTTCTGCCAAACTTTGCTGAGTGCTGGTGGGATCAGGTGATACTGGACATACTGTTGTGTAATGGAGGAGGCATCTGGCTGGGTATGACAGTGTGCCGCTTTTTGGAGATGAGGACGTACCGCTGGGCCAGTATCAA GGAGATCCACACCACCACAGGGAAGATAAAACGAGCCGTGCTCCAGTTCACACCAGCCAGTTGGACTTATGTGCGCTGGTTCGACCCAAAGTCTTCTTTCCAGAGGCTGGCAGGCATCTACCTCTTCATGATCCTGTGGCAG CTGACAGAGCTAAACACATTCTTCCTCAAGCACATATTCGTCTTCCAGGCCTCTCATCCTCTCAGCTGGTGTCGTATCCTCCTTGTTGGAGTCATTACTGCACCCACTGTACG aCAATACTATGCGTACCTGACAGACACTCAGTGCAAACGAGTTGGCACACAGTGTTGGGTGTTTGG AGCCATTGCTTTCCTGGAGGCTCTTGCTTGTGTGAAATTCGGCCACGATTTGTTTTCCAAGACACAAATTCGCTCCGTACTCCTGTGGCTGCTCTGTCTG atggCTGTTCAATGCTGTATGGACCATCATCTGCCCCAGGAACAGTTGCTGTGA